In Aedes albopictus strain Foshan chromosome 3, AalbF5, whole genome shotgun sequence, the following are encoded in one genomic region:
- the LOC109425998 gene encoding transcription termination factor 2 isoform X1 has protein sequence MSECDDIFADNSSEGTDYMSSSSRQDPQESIMIEETDTEVDDEEDEEEKVIRERIKKRQSRRMSFHPRQTSSDVSSDENEDNEEGEVTIASDGDTSEEERLNESRALSPATRLSLSGIRPPDLNEDDDDGDDDDDEVVVGRKNKRNVLISDDEDEVVQEKGDSFDDSLPLRSFNAEGSSASPKLSSTGYSHDGHEESVSKGRLSRDVRMSIETKLSSTGLEPRTEEGANRSDSDPSSLVIMEKSSEEVLSLSSDDEQPVKIKPLVQPTIKAALAKQRVSQKFYDSKVRELADLQKKHEKMGNLSKLNINLPDKGVGLQKAKQNLEKEIANMKGELASMEVHDSRGIRDEIQKSFESSVDASGRIVLDSANSSVASNNGSMQSAGNDRKSNNNNNQVVNISWDDIQKEVDKIQPKHTGKQGIATFETQKTITIDRLATLHKSIEGCPSEDTLADPPKLLRIELMDHQRHALAWMLWRESLKPRGGILADDMGLGKTLSMISLILKKAELEDPDQEEEESSDDEEQEDNGWTVKGRRDYFAGGTLIICPASLMRQWEGEIKNRVARNSLAVNVYHGTNRDVKPRHLAKYDVLITTYNIASREAKSERSGIFGVNWERIILDEAHMIRNHKSAMSEACCRLRGRFRWVLTGTPIQNKEMDMYALLKFLRCTPFDDLNHWKKWIDNKTAGGMARLQTIMKSLMLRRTKKQLQEKGSLQCLPEKNVELVEVTLEKDEMNVYQKVLLYSRTLFGQFLHQRAEKDHDGFMGTQRRNIPTFEQNRLPNMAFDRVHQKLKQMHANDEVKQFQILVLLLRLRQICCHPGLIHQMLEDDDGNFDLSTVEDENAQELDLLAQLNKLKLTDNPSDAVESEARVELDISGNSSQDAAAITKASSKVMLRSNPVFDLTRMSSKIARLLQLLDEKILNSDDKAVIVSQWSSVLDIVAHHLSSKRVRYVSLTGKVPVKFRNDIVTDFNKQGSGPKVMLLSLTAGGVGLNLVGANHLLLLDLHWNPQLEAQAQDRVYRVGQKKTVFVWKFMCVETVEQAIRGLQEKKIGIANEVLTGTKQKGSKLSIDDLKALFGM, from the exons ATGTCCGAGTGTGATGATATTTTTGCGGACAACTCATCCGAGGGAACCG ATTATATGTCCTCCAGCAGCCGCCAGGATCCGCAGGAATCGATTATGATCGAAGAGA CGGACACCGAAGTGGACGATGAAGAGGACGAGGAGGAGAAAGTCATCCGAGAACGGATAAAGAAGCGTCAAAGCCGACGAATGTCCTTTCATCCGCGGCAGACAAGTTCGGATGTCAGCTCCGATGAGAACGAGGACAACGAGGAAGGAGAAGTGACCATAGCTAGCGATGGAGACACTAGTGAGGAGGAAAGGTTGAATGAAAGTCGAGCATTGTCGCCAGCCACCCGGTTGAGTTTGTCCGGAATTCGGCCACCGGATCTCAACGAAGATGAcgatgacggcgatgatgatgatgatgaggttgTGGTGGGACGGAAAAATAAACGGAACGTACTGATATCCGACGATGAAGATGAAGTCGTACAGGAGAAGGGTGATTCCTTCGACGATAGTCTTCCGTTGCGAAGTTTTAACGCAGAAGGTAGTTCCGCTAGCCCCAAACTGTCGTCAACTGGTTACTCGCATGATGGTCACGAGGAATCCGTTTCGAAAGGTCGATTGTCTCGTGATGTGAGAATGTCGATCGAAACTAAATTGTCCTCCACGGGTTTGGAGCCCAGAACCGAGGAGGGCGCCAATCGAAGCGATAGCGATCCATCGTCGCTTGTGATCATGGAGAAGTCGTCGGAGGAAGTATTGTCCCTGTCCAGTGATGATGAGCAGCCGGTCAAAATTAAACCCCTAGTGCAGCCGACCATCAAGGCAGCTCTCGCAAAACAACGAGTATCGCAGAAGTTCTACGACAGCAAAGTCAGAGAACTGGCAGATCTGCAGAAGAAGCACGAAAAAATGGGAAACCTGTCCAAGCTGAACATCAATCTGCCGGACAAGGGAGTCGGATTGCAGAAGGCAAAGCAGAATCTGGAGAAAGAAATAGCCAATATGAAGGGTGAGCTTGCCAGCATGGAAGTGCACGACTCACGAGGAATCCGCGATGAGATTCAGAAAAGTTTCGAAAGTTCCGTCGATGCCAGTGGTAGGATAGTGCTGGATAGTGCCAACAGTTCCGTTGCCAG CAACAACGGCAGCATGCAATCGGCAGGCAACGATCGGAAATCGAACAACAATAACAACCAGGTGGTCAACATTTCGTGGGACGACATTCAGAAGGAGGTTGACAAGATTCAACCGAAGCATACCGGGAAGCAGGGCATAGCGACTTTTGAAACGCAGAAAACGATCACCATTGACCGGTTGGCAACGTTGCATAAATCCATCGAGGGATGTCCCAGCGAGGACACCTTGGCCGATCCTCCGAAGCTGTTGCGAATCGAACTGATGGACCACCAGAGGCACGCTCTGGCTTGGATGCTTTGGCGTGAGAGCCTCAAACCGAGGGGAGGTATTCTGGCGGACGATATGGGGCTGGGAAAAACACTGAGCATGATTTCGTTAATATTGAAAAAGGCAGAACTGGAAGATCCGGATCAAGAAGAGGAAGAATCCAGCGATGACGAAGAGCAGGAGGACAATGGTTGGACAGTGAAGGGAAGACGCGATTACTTTGCTGGTGGGACGTTGATTATATGTCCGGCTTCATTGATGAGACAGTGGGAAGGAGAAATCAAAAATAGAGTAGCCAGGAACAGCTTGGCCGTCAATGTTTATCATGGAACAAACAGAGACGTGAAGCCGCGGCATCTGGCGAAGTATGATGTGCTGATCACGACCTACAATATCGCTTCCCGCGAAGCCAAATCCGAGCGAAGTGGCATCTTTGGCGTTAACTGGGAAAGGATAATATTGGATGAAGCACATATGATCCGAAACCATAAGAGTGCCATGTCGGAGGCTTGTTGTCGTCTGAGGGGTCGGTTCCGATGGGTTCTCACTGGAACTCCCATACAAAACAAAGAAATGGACATGTACGCACTGTTGAAGTTCCTTCGTTGTACTCCGTTCGATGATttgaatcattggaaaaaatggATCGACAACAAGACTGCCGGCGGAATGGCCCGACTGCAGACGATTATGAAATCTCTAATGCTGCGTAGAACTAAGAAACAGTTACAGGAAAAGGGATCTCTGCAATGCCTTCCGGAGAAGAATGTCGAACTCGTTGAAGTGACGTTAGAGAAAGATGAAATGAACGTTTACCAAAAGGTGTTGCTGTACTCCCGGACGCTCTTCGGTCAATTCCTGCACCAACGGGCGGAAAAAGATCACGATGGGTTCATGGGTACACAACGGCGTAACATTCCGACTTTTGAACAAAACCGTCTCCCGAACATGGCATTCGATCGGGTTCACCAGAAACTGAAGCAGATGCATGCCAACGATGAAGTAAAGCAGTTTCAAATCTTGGTTTTGCTGCTACGACTTCGCCAGATCTGCTGCCATCCGGGATTGATCCACCAGATGCTTGAGGACGATGACGGAAACTTCGATCTTAGCACGGTTGAAGATGAAAATGCTCAAGAGCTCGATTTGCTGGCTCAGTTGAACAAGCTCAAACTCACGGACAATCCATCGGACGCGGTTGAGAGTGAGGCGCGCGTTGAACTTGATATCAGTGGAAATTCGTCACAGGACGCGGCCGCCATTACGAAGGCGTCCTCGAAAGTGATGCTCCGGTCCAATCCGGTGTTCGACCTCACGAGAATGAGCTCGAAAATCGCACGGTTACTGCAGCTGCTGGACGAGAAAATCCTAAACAGCGATGACAAGGCGGTGATAGTGTCGCAATGGAGCAGCGTGCTGGATATTGTGGCGCATCATTTAAGCTCCAAGCGGGTGCGGTACGTATCGTTGACTGGCAAGGTGCCGGTCAAATTTCGGAACGATATCGTCACGGATTTCAACAAGCAAGGAAGCGGTCCGAAG